One stretch of Prionailurus viverrinus isolate Anna chromosome C1, UM_Priviv_1.0, whole genome shotgun sequence DNA includes these proteins:
- the BCL10 gene encoding B-cell lymphoma/leukemia 10 — MEPTAPSLTEEDLTEVKKDALENLRVYLCEKIIAERHFDHLRAKKILSREDTEEISCRTSSRKRAGKLLDYLQENPKGLDTLVESIRREKTQNFLIQKITDEVLKLRNIKLEHLKGLKCSSCEPFPDGATNNFCRTNSDESNFSEKLRASTVIYHPEGESSTAPFFSTESSLNLPVLEVGRTDNPTFSSTTLPRPGDPGAPPLPPELQLEGGGTCANSSEMFLPLRSRALSRQ; from the exons TTTACGTGTATACCTGTGTGAGAAAATCATAGCTGAGAGACATTTTGATCATCTACGTGCAAAAAAAATACTCAGTAGAGAAGACACTGAAGAAATTTCTTGCCGAACATCAAGTAGAAAAAGGGCTGGAAAATTACTAGACTACTTAcaagaaaacccaaaaggactAGATACGCTGGTTGAATCTATTCGGCGAGAAAAAACACAGAACTTCCTGATTCAGAAGATTACAGATGAAGTGCTGAAACTTAGAAATATAAAACTAGAACATCTGAAAG GACTGAAATGTAGCAGCTGTGAGCCTTTTCCAGATGGCGCCACAAACAACTTCTGTAGAACAAATTCAGATGAGAGTAATTtctctgaaaaactgagagcatccACTGTCATATACCATCCGGAAGGAGAATCTAGCACAGCCCCCTTTTTTTCTACGGAGTCTTCCttgaatttgcctgttctagaagtGGGCAGAACTGACAATCCCACCTTCTCTTCAACTACGCTTCCCAGACCTGGGGACCCTGGGGCCCCGCCTTTGCCGCCGGAGCTGCAGTTAGAAGGAGGAGGAACTTGTGCAAACTCTAGTGAGATGTTTCTTCCCTTACGATCACGTGCTCTTTCGCGTCAGTGA